In Kocuria turfanensis, a single genomic region encodes these proteins:
- a CDS encoding YifB family Mg chelatase-like AAA ATPase, producing the protein MGFARTWAVALVGLDGAMVEVEADIGQTLPAFSIVGLPDAALNEARERLRAAARNSGMPLSPRKLTVNLTPATLPKRGSLFDLAIVLSALQAAGSVPATGRTVFLAELGLDGALRPVRGILPAVMAAVRAGHERIVVFEANAAEAALVPGARVAGYGCLAEVLAAAGADPQELRRPAPAGDPSGAVPSCAAPSAPGPGGPGPGRTAPDGTAAGAAAHTDPDLADVAGQEDGRLALEIAAAGGHHLLMVGPPGSGKTMLAERLPGLLPDLEDDAAMEVTAIHSLGGPAQRRTALIRRPPFEAPHHTVSSAALFGGGTGIPRPGAASRAHRGVLFLDEAPEFDRGVIDALRQPLESGRVTIDRAVASAVYPARFQLVLAANPCPCGQSAGRGADCTCTPRVRRSYFGKLSGPLLDRVDLQISVPKVSYGELASGAGGAEPTAAVAARVAAARGAQAERLRRLGLRTNAELGTVLLHGPLRPPRTVTAPLERAMDRGALTARGHQRVLRVAWTLADLDGRGVPAVDDVDTALYLRSLVPA; encoded by the coding sequence ATGGGCTTCGCGCGCACCTGGGCGGTGGCCCTCGTGGGGCTGGACGGGGCGATGGTGGAGGTCGAGGCCGACATCGGCCAGACCCTGCCCGCCTTCTCGATCGTCGGCCTGCCGGACGCCGCCCTCAACGAGGCGCGCGAGCGGCTGCGGGCCGCGGCGCGCAACAGCGGCATGCCGCTGAGCCCGCGCAAGCTCACGGTCAACCTGACCCCGGCGACCCTGCCCAAGCGCGGCTCGCTCTTCGACCTCGCCATCGTGCTGAGCGCCCTGCAGGCCGCCGGGTCCGTGCCCGCGACCGGCCGCACCGTCTTCCTGGCCGAGCTCGGCCTGGACGGGGCGCTGCGCCCGGTGCGCGGGATCCTGCCGGCGGTCATGGCGGCGGTGCGGGCCGGGCACGAGCGGATCGTCGTCTTCGAGGCCAACGCCGCCGAGGCCGCCCTGGTCCCCGGCGCCCGGGTGGCCGGCTACGGCTGCCTCGCCGAGGTGCTCGCCGCCGCCGGCGCCGATCCGCAGGAGCTGCGCCGCCCCGCACCGGCCGGTGACCCCTCCGGCGCCGTCCCCTCCTGTGCCGCCCCGTCCGCACCCGGACCGGGCGGCCCCGGGCCCGGCAGGACGGCGCCGGACGGGACGGCCGCGGGAGCGGCGGCGCACACGGATCCCGACCTCGCCGACGTCGCCGGTCAGGAGGACGGCCGGCTGGCCCTGGAGATCGCCGCCGCGGGCGGGCACCACCTGCTCATGGTGGGCCCGCCCGGTTCCGGCAAGACGATGCTGGCCGAACGCCTGCCCGGACTGCTGCCCGACCTCGAGGACGACGCCGCCATGGAGGTCACCGCGATCCACTCCCTCGGCGGCCCTGCGCAGCGGCGCACCGCGCTGATCCGGCGCCCGCCCTTCGAGGCGCCGCACCACACCGTGTCCTCGGCGGCCCTGTTCGGGGGCGGGACGGGGATCCCGCGGCCCGGCGCCGCCTCGCGCGCCCACCGCGGGGTGCTGTTCCTCGACGAGGCGCCGGAGTTCGACCGGGGCGTGATCGACGCCCTGCGCCAGCCCCTGGAGAGCGGGCGGGTGACGATCGACCGGGCGGTGGCCTCGGCGGTGTACCCGGCCCGGTTCCAGCTGGTGCTCGCCGCGAACCCCTGCCCGTGCGGGCAGTCCGCAGGCCGCGGAGCGGACTGCACCTGCACCCCTCGGGTGCGCCGGTCGTACTTCGGCAAGCTCAGCGGCCCGCTCCTGGACCGCGTGGACCTGCAGATCTCCGTGCCCAAGGTCTCCTACGGTGAGCTCGCCTCCGGGGCGGGCGGTGCCGAGCCGACGGCCGCCGTCGCCGCCCGGGTCGCCGCCGCCCGCGGCGCCCAGGCCGAACGCCTCCGCCGGCTGGGCCTGCGCACCAACGCCGAGCTCGGCACGGTCCTCCTGCACGGGCCCCTGCGGCCGCCGCGCACCGTCACCGCGCCGCTGGAGCGGGCGATGGACCGGGGGGCGCTGACGGCCCGGGGCCACCAGCGGGTGCTGCGCGTCGCCTGGACGCTCGCCGACCTCGACGGCCGCGGCGTGCCGGCGGTGGACGACGTCGACACCGCCCTGTACCTCCGCTCGCTCGTGCCGGCCTGA
- a CDS encoding YraN family protein — MSGGLGAHGEQLAAAHLTGLGYRVLDRNWRAVPARDGLRGEVDVVAEQGEWVVAVEVKTRSSVRYGHPFESITRAKTVRLHRLAAAWARAHDRDPAMIRVDAVAITFAQDGAAEIEILQQIQ, encoded by the coding sequence GTGTCCGGGGGACTCGGAGCGCACGGTGAGCAGCTCGCGGCCGCGCACCTGACGGGGCTGGGCTACCGCGTCCTGGACCGCAACTGGCGTGCGGTGCCCGCCCGGGACGGCCTCCGCGGCGAGGTGGACGTCGTCGCCGAGCAGGGGGAGTGGGTCGTCGCCGTGGAGGTGAAGACCCGCTCGAGCGTCCGTTACGGGCATCCTTTCGAGTCCATTACGCGGGCCAAGACGGTGCGCCTGCACCGCCTCGCGGCGGCCTGGGCGAGGGCCCACGACCGCGACCCCGCGATGATCAGGGTCGATGCTGTTGCAATCACATTCGCACAGGACGGAGCGGCCGAGATCGAGATCCTGCAACAGATCCAATAA
- a CDS encoding DUF2469 domain-containing protein: MSAEELENFETDLELQLYREYRDVAGLFQFVVETDRRFYLANSVRIDPVETRTGLYFDVELKDAWVWDVYRSARFVKHVRVMSFKDVNVEELAHADPFSVPGAAGPAAGDPTAS; the protein is encoded by the coding sequence ATGAGCGCCGAAGAACTCGAGAACTTCGAGACGGACCTGGAGCTGCAGCTCTACCGCGAGTACCGGGACGTGGCCGGGCTGTTCCAGTTCGTGGTGGAGACCGACCGCCGCTTCTACCTGGCCAACTCGGTGCGGATCGACCCGGTGGAGACGCGCACCGGGCTCTACTTCGACGTCGAGCTCAAGGACGCCTGGGTGTGGGACGTCTACCGCTCGGCGCGGTTCGTGAAGCACGTGCGCGTGATGAGCTTCAAGGACGTCAACGTGGAGGAGCTCGCCCACGCGGATCCCTTCTCCGTGCCCGGCGCCGCCGGACCCGCGGCCGGAGATCCCACGGCCTCCTGA